In a single window of the Silurus meridionalis isolate SWU-2019-XX chromosome 8, ASM1480568v1, whole genome shotgun sequence genome:
- the bmp4 gene encoding bone morphogenetic protein 4, with the protein MIPGNRMLMVILLCQVVLGESSHASLIPEEGKKKALGNHPGQSHELLRDFEATLLHMFGLQSRPRPSRSAVVPQYLVDLYRLQSGEVEEAEGHDVSFEYPEKSTSRANTVRAFHHEEHMEQMPSDRTYSIETPLRFFFNLSSIPEDELLSTAELRLYRQQIKELGLESQHVGNGDLHRINVYEVLKPPRPGQLITRLLDTRLVSHNTTSWESFDVSPAVLRWTHERLPNHGLAIEVLHLNRTPGHQGKHVRISRSLQHNSEGDWDQLRPLLVTFGHDGKGHPLTRRTKRSPKQRGRKRNRNCRRHALYVDFSDVGWNDWIVAPPGYQAYYCHGDCPFPLADHLNSTNHAIVQTLVNSLNSNIPKACCVPTELSAISMLYLDETDRVVLKNYQEMVVEGCGCR; encoded by the exons ATGATTCCTGGTAATCGAATGCTGATGGTAATTTTATTATGCCAAGTTGTACTGGGAGAGAGCAGCCATGCTAGTCTAATACCCGAGGAAGGGAAGAAAAAGGCACTGGGCAATCACCCGGGTCAAAGTCATGAACTGCTGCGGGACTTTGAGGCCACGCTGCTGCACATGTTCGGCCTGCAGAGCCGGCCACGTCCCAGCCGCTCTGCAGTGGTGCCCCAGTATCTGGTCGACCTCTATAGGTTGCAATCAGGAGAAGTGGAAGAAGCTGAAGGTCATGATGTCAGCTTTGAATACCCTGAGAAATCCACTAGCCGAGCCAACACTGTAAGGGCATTCCACCATGAAG AACACATGGAGCAAATGCCGTCAGACAGAACATACAGCATTGAGACTCCTTTGCGCTTCTTCTTTAACCTCAGCAGCATCCCTGAGGACGAGCTGCTTTCCACAGCAGAGCTGCGTTTGTACCGGCAGCAGATTAAAGAGCTTGGTTTGGAGTCCCAGCATGTGGGAAATGGAGACCTCCATAGGATCAATGTGTATGAAGTGCTGAAGCCGCCGAGGCCCGGGCAGCTGATTACACGTCTACTGGACACACGTCTGGTGAGCCACAACACCACCAGTTGGGAAAGCTTTGACGTTAGCCCGGCTGTGTTGCGTTGGACCCACGAGCGGTTGCCAAACCATGGACTCGCTATAGAGGTTCTGCACCTGAACCGAACACCAGGGCACCAGGGTAAGCATGTGCGGATCAGCCGTTCACTGCAACACAACTCAGAAGGCGACTGGGACCAACTGCGTCCATTGTTGGTCACTTTTGGCCATGATGGCAAAGGCCACCCACTGACACGCAGGACCAAACGCAGCCCCAAGCAGCGAGGCCGTAAGCGGAATCGCAACTGCCGACGACATGCGCTGTATGTGGACTTCAGTGACGTAGGCTGGAATGACTGGATAGTGGCACCACCAGGTTATCAAGCCTACTATTGCCATGGGGATTGTCCTTTCCCTCTAGCCGATCATCTGAATTCCACAAACCATGCTATTGTACAAACACTGGTCAACTCATTGAACAGCAATATTCCCAAGGCCTGCTGTGTTCCCACCGAACTGAGTGCCATCTCAATGCTTTACCTGGATGAGACTGACAGGGTAGTTTTGAAAAACTACCAGGAAATGGTGGTGGAGGGTTGTGGCTGCCGTTAA